The following proteins come from a genomic window of Vicinamibacterales bacterium:
- a CDS encoding DUF1697 domain-containing protein, whose amino-acid sequence MTTYIGLLRGVNLAGHKKVAMSDLRTLLAALGFEEPRTLLQSGNMVFRGATRPAADLERLLEVETERRLGVRTEYHVRTSVEWQEVVARNPFTSQASRDPAHLLVLCLKQAPPAGAGGALQAIVTGPERVHVDGRHAYIVYPDGVGGSRLTTAMLDRALGRGTGRNWNTVLKLALLAPGRE is encoded by the coding sequence ATGACGACCTATATCGGCCTTCTCCGCGGCGTCAATCTCGCCGGCCACAAGAAGGTGGCGATGTCGGACCTTCGAACGCTTCTGGCGGCGCTCGGTTTCGAGGAGCCGCGGACGCTGCTGCAAAGCGGCAACATGGTGTTCCGGGGTGCAACGCGGCCGGCTGCCGATCTGGAGCGGCTCCTCGAGGTGGAAACCGAGAGGCGCCTGGGAGTGAGGACCGAGTACCACGTGCGGACCAGCGTCGAATGGCAAGAGGTTGTCGCACGAAATCCGTTCACCAGCCAAGCGTCGCGCGATCCAGCGCACCTGCTGGTGCTGTGCCTCAAGCAGGCTCCTCCGGCGGGCGCTGGCGGGGCGCTGCAGGCGATCGTCACGGGTCCCGAGCGCGTACACGTGGACGGACGCCACGCCTACATCGTCTATCCGGATGGCGTTGGCGGGTCCAGGCTGACGACGGCGATGCTCGATCGGGCACTCGGTCGGGGGACGGGCCGGAACTGGAACACGGTGCTGAAGCTGGCCTTACTGGCCCCCGGACGGGAGTAG
- a CDS encoding metallophosphoesterase family protein gives MLRLQRRSLVLGLAALLLVASSIPFLAQQPQPATPSRIVLGWSADPATSQAVTWRTVDSVADPRAQIANAPPGPAIEKSATTVAARATRVELPGGGTVFHYLAQFEGLKPATRYVYRVGDGKTWSEWFAFVTASRNPAPFRFIYLGDAQNGLNDTWPRTVRAAYASAPDARLLVHAGDLVGEGYDDRLLGQWVAGFGFIAATVPSLPAPGNHDEHRAPSSSDASKAMEVPAVWRAHFALPANGPKLPGLEGQNYSLDYQGVRFIAVDANPFANDAYVETARANVQQTILAWLDTLLAHNPNRWTIVVQHQPLYSIAKGRDYPEMRAALGGLYDRYHVDLVLQGHDHAYARTHKVNGGRVVRSDEPGTIYTISVAGSKMYETATVHEKLLATIISNVQLYQVIAVEGDRLTYQSFTADGHQADAFQLMKTAAGSEYRTGSITAPLLPSGGQ, from the coding sequence ATGCTCCGACTTCAGCGACGGTCGCTCGTTCTCGGGTTGGCGGCTCTGCTCCTCGTGGCGTCATCGATCCCGTTCCTGGCTCAGCAACCCCAGCCCGCCACACCGTCTCGCATCGTCCTCGGCTGGTCGGCCGACCCGGCGACGAGTCAGGCGGTCACGTGGCGCACGGTTGATTCTGTCGCCGATCCGCGTGCGCAGATCGCCAACGCCCCTCCGGGACCTGCCATCGAGAAGAGCGCGACCACGGTCGCCGCGCGAGCAACGAGAGTGGAACTCCCTGGCGGCGGGACCGTGTTCCACTACCTCGCCCAGTTCGAAGGGCTGAAACCGGCCACTCGCTACGTCTACCGCGTCGGCGACGGCAAGACGTGGAGCGAGTGGTTTGCGTTCGTCACGGCCAGCCGGAACCCGGCGCCGTTCCGGTTCATCTACCTCGGCGATGCCCAGAACGGCCTGAACGACACGTGGCCGCGCACGGTGCGAGCCGCCTATGCGTCCGCGCCCGATGCGCGCCTGCTCGTGCACGCCGGGGACCTGGTCGGCGAAGGGTACGACGACCGGTTGCTGGGACAATGGGTCGCAGGTTTCGGATTCATCGCCGCGACGGTACCGAGCCTGCCCGCTCCAGGGAACCACGACGAGCATCGCGCGCCCTCGTCGTCCGACGCGAGCAAGGCGATGGAAGTGCCGGCCGTCTGGCGCGCGCACTTCGCGCTGCCCGCCAACGGTCCGAAGCTGCCCGGTCTCGAAGGCCAGAACTACTCGCTCGACTATCAGGGCGTGCGGTTCATCGCGGTCGATGCGAATCCGTTTGCAAATGACGCGTACGTCGAAACCGCGCGGGCCAACGTGCAGCAGACCATCCTCGCGTGGCTGGACACCCTGCTCGCCCACAACCCGAATCGCTGGACGATCGTCGTGCAGCACCAGCCGCTCTACTCGATCGCGAAGGGCCGCGACTATCCCGAGATGCGTGCGGCGCTCGGCGGCCTCTACGACCGGTACCACGTGGACCTCGTACTCCAGGGCCACGATCACGCCTACGCGCGGACGCACAAGGTGAATGGCGGGCGGGTGGTTCGCTCCGACGAACCGGGCACGATCTACACCATCTCGGTGGCCGGGTCGAAGATGTACGAGACGGCGACCGTGCATGAGAAGCTGCTCGCCACGATCATCTCGAACGTGCAGTTGTATCAGGTCATCGCCGTCGAAGGAGATCGGCTCACCTATCAGAGCTTTACGGCGGACGGGCACCAGGCGGATGCGTTCCAGTTGATGAAGACCGCGGCGGGCTCCGAGTACAGAACCGGATCCATCACCGCCCCCCTACTCCCGTCCGGGGGCCAGTAA
- the pstS gene encoding phosphate ABC transporter substrate-binding protein PstS — protein MKAVFSAIRGFRSTTALAAVLAAAVLGTVVLGQAQTISGAGASFPFPIYAKWFSEYNKKNPKVQINYQSIGSGGGIRQLAAQTVFFGATDGPMTKEQQLAAPGNILHLPTVLGAVVPVYNIEGVSAELRFTGTVLADIFLGKITKWNDPAIARLNGGINLPAADITVVHRSDGSGTTYIFADFLGKTSAEWKKRVGISTALNWPVGLGGKGNEGVAGLVKQTPGAIGYVELIYALQNKISYGMVQNMSGKFVRASIDGVTAAAASAASAMPPDFRVSITNAPGDASYPIASFTWLLFYENPKDKQAARTMVEFMKWALTDGQRMATDLGYAPLPDSVVKLEMAALAKIKL, from the coding sequence ATGAAGGCAGTATTCAGCGCGATTCGCGGATTCCGGTCGACGACGGCATTGGCGGCCGTTCTTGCGGCGGCTGTGCTCGGCACCGTGGTGCTGGGCCAGGCACAGACGATCAGTGGCGCGGGCGCCAGCTTCCCGTTCCCGATCTACGCCAAGTGGTTCAGCGAGTACAACAAGAAGAACCCGAAGGTGCAGATCAACTACCAGTCAATCGGCTCGGGCGGCGGCATCCGCCAGCTCGCGGCGCAGACGGTGTTCTTCGGCGCGACCGACGGCCCGATGACCAAGGAACAGCAGCTCGCGGCGCCCGGCAACATCCTGCACCTCCCGACCGTGCTCGGCGCGGTGGTGCCGGTCTACAACATCGAAGGCGTGAGCGCGGAGCTCAGATTCACCGGCACGGTGCTCGCTGACATCTTCCTCGGCAAGATCACGAAGTGGAACGACCCGGCGATCGCCAGGCTGAATGGCGGTATCAACCTCCCCGCCGCCGACATCACCGTGGTGCATCGGTCGGACGGCTCCGGGACCACTTATATCTTCGCGGACTTCCTCGGCAAGACGTCGGCTGAGTGGAAGAAGAGGGTGGGCATCTCCACCGCGCTGAACTGGCCGGTGGGCCTCGGCGGCAAGGGGAACGAAGGCGTGGCGGGTCTCGTGAAGCAGACGCCCGGAGCGATCGGCTACGTCGAGTTGATTTACGCGCTGCAGAACAAGATCTCGTACGGCATGGTGCAGAACATGTCCGGCAAGTTCGTTCGCGCGTCGATAGACGGCGTCACGGCGGCCGCCGCCTCGGCGGCGAGCGCAATGCCCCCGGACTTCCGCGTCTCGATTACCAACGCTCCCGGCGACGCATCCTACCCGATCGCGTCGTTCACCTGGCTGCTCTTCTACGAGAACCCGAAGGACAAGCAGGCGGCCAGGACGATGGTCGAGTTCATGAAGTGGGCGCTGACCGATGGCCAGAGAATGGCGACGGACCTTGGCTACGCGCCGCTGCCCGACAGCGTCGTGAAGCTCGAAATGGCTGCCCTCGCGAAGATCAAGCTCTAG
- a CDS encoding thymidylate kinase — protein MADEQDAGGLREQVVQPGHFYGSGLPYVGLEDYPGKIIAIEGTDGVGRSTQIRLLREWLEVQGYGVVETGWTRSTLMQPTIDLAKASNTLNKLTFVLLYATDFADRLEKEIIPALKAGFIVLADRYIFTALARARVRGVDRGWLRNLYGFSIAPHLVFYLKIDADTLIRRVLESGGMDFWESGMDLKLGDDIYDSFRTYQAKLLREYNSMVDEFAFRTLDARQPIDRIQEELRRQIGAFLSLEP, from the coding sequence ATGGCTGACGAACAGGACGCCGGCGGGCTGCGGGAACAGGTCGTTCAACCGGGTCACTTCTACGGATCGGGATTGCCGTACGTCGGGCTCGAGGACTATCCGGGAAAGATCATCGCCATCGAGGGGACTGACGGCGTCGGACGATCGACGCAGATTCGTCTCCTCCGCGAATGGCTGGAAGTCCAGGGCTACGGCGTCGTCGAAACCGGCTGGACGCGCTCCACGCTGATGCAGCCGACGATCGACCTGGCCAAGGCGAGCAACACGCTGAACAAGCTGACGTTCGTCCTGCTCTATGCAACCGACTTCGCCGACCGGCTGGAAAAGGAGATCATTCCGGCGCTCAAGGCAGGCTTCATCGTGCTGGCGGACCGGTACATCTTCACCGCGCTGGCCCGCGCGCGTGTTCGGGGCGTGGATCGAGGGTGGCTGCGGAACCTGTACGGTTTCAGCATTGCGCCCCACCTGGTCTTCTACCTCAAGATCGACGCGGATACACTGATCCGCCGCGTGCTCGAGTCTGGCGGGATGGACTTCTGGGAATCCGGGATGGACCTGAAGCTCGGCGACGACATCTACGACAGCTTCCGAACCTACCAGGCAAAGCTCTTGCGCGAGTACAACTCGATGGTCGATGAGTTCGCGTTCCGGACCCTCGACGCTCGCCAGCCGATCGATCGCATCCAGGAGGAACTCCGCCGTCAGATCGGTGCGTTCCTGAGTCTGGAACCCTAG
- the tmk gene encoding dTMP kinase encodes MLNILTTPHQYPGRLIVVEGIDGSGKTTQLGLLTKWLASAGRRVVVTEWNSSTLVKTATKAGKKKNLLTPTTFSLLHATDFADRLMYKIIPPLKAGMIVLADRYAFTAFARDVARGVDRQWVRDLYGFAVRPDITLYFRVPIEVSLDRLLARRVKLKFYEAGMDMGWSADVNESFRLFQGRVLEEYDRLVDEFGLQVIDATGGIPDQQRKVRRLIARELERGNG; translated from the coding sequence ATGCTGAACATACTGACGACCCCGCACCAGTACCCGGGACGGCTGATCGTCGTCGAAGGAATCGACGGCTCGGGTAAGACGACGCAGCTCGGCCTGCTCACCAAGTGGCTGGCATCGGCTGGCCGTCGTGTCGTCGTCACCGAGTGGAACTCGTCCACGCTCGTGAAGACGGCGACCAAGGCCGGCAAGAAGAAGAACCTCCTGACGCCCACGACGTTCAGCCTCCTGCATGCCACCGACTTCGCAGACCGGCTGATGTACAAGATCATCCCGCCGCTCAAGGCCGGCATGATCGTCCTTGCCGACCGCTATGCGTTCACGGCGTTCGCGCGGGACGTCGCGCGCGGCGTGGACCGGCAGTGGGTGCGCGATCTGTACGGCTTCGCCGTCCGACCGGACATCACGCTCTATTTCCGCGTGCCGATCGAGGTCTCGCTCGACCGGCTGCTCGCACGACGCGTGAAGCTGAAGTTCTACGAAGCCGGAATGGACATGGGCTGGAGCGCGGACGTCAACGAGAGCTTCCGGCTGTTCCAGGGACGCGTGCTCGAAGAGTACGACCGGCTGGTGGACGAGTTCGGTCTGCAGGTGATCGACGCCACCGGCGGCATTCCGGATCAGCAGCGCAAGGTGCGACGGTTGATCGCACGCGAGTTGGAGCGAGGCAATGGCTGA
- a CDS encoding Ppx/GppA phosphatase family protein has translation MRLAAIDIGTNSIHMIVVQVRPDFSFEIVDREKEMVRLGAGGLGGRALSAGAMTAALDTLGRFKQLADSRQVDEIIAAATSAVRESKNGGEFLATVAERTGIRPRVISGIEEARLIHMAAVYGVNASSGTTVVVDIGGGSMEVTLGTAAETHLARSFSLGVIRLTDRFVTSDPLSNRDERRLIKHVRSQVEGFADQLRNAGFDRVIATSGTSLSLGEVALSRRLFDGDSIHHRRISAKELHRARKSIVALDMQHRLRLPGLDARRADLVVAGAILLDTTVRMLGAKDITLCDLALREGLILDYIGKNRKRIASIDRYPDIRRRSVIELGERCRWYPEHAEQVARLALSLFDQTRGIHQLNDRARQWLDFAALLHDIGGHIAYLGHHKHSYYLIRNGGLRGFEPDEIEAIALMARYHRRGRPRKSQSALASLAPPARRAVRVGAALLRMAECLDRSHGQVIDQVELQPAGERYRLVLRAHGPIELERWAALRQVAPLERLLGKPLLIESTSDAEHTDDPAPVPGTADRRRRNRRLG, from the coding sequence ATGCGCCTGGCGGCCATCGACATCGGTACGAACTCCATCCACATGATCGTGGTGCAGGTCCGTCCCGATTTCTCGTTCGAGATCGTGGACCGCGAGAAGGAGATGGTGCGCCTGGGCGCGGGCGGCCTCGGCGGTCGTGCGCTGTCGGCTGGCGCCATGACGGCGGCGCTCGACACGCTCGGCCGGTTCAAGCAACTGGCCGATTCCCGCCAGGTGGACGAGATCATCGCGGCGGCGACCAGTGCCGTGCGCGAGTCGAAGAACGGTGGCGAGTTCCTGGCGACGGTCGCCGAACGCACCGGGATCCGGCCACGCGTGATCTCTGGCATCGAAGAAGCCCGGCTCATCCACATGGCGGCCGTCTACGGGGTGAATGCCAGCAGCGGCACGACCGTCGTCGTCGACATCGGCGGCGGGTCGATGGAGGTCACGCTCGGCACCGCCGCGGAAACGCACCTTGCCCGGAGTTTCTCGCTCGGCGTGATCCGGTTGACCGACCGGTTCGTCACGAGCGACCCCCTGTCGAACCGCGACGAGCGCCGCCTGATCAAGCACGTCCGGAGCCAGGTGGAGGGGTTCGCCGACCAGTTGAGAAACGCCGGGTTCGACCGGGTGATCGCGACGTCCGGCACGAGCCTGAGCCTGGGAGAGGTCGCGCTCAGCCGGCGTCTCTTCGACGGCGATTCGATCCATCACCGCCGCATCTCGGCCAAGGAACTGCATCGAGCCCGCAAGTCGATCGTCGCCCTCGACATGCAGCACCGGCTTCGGCTGCCCGGCCTCGACGCCCGGCGTGCCGATCTGGTCGTCGCCGGCGCCATCCTGCTCGACACGACCGTGCGCATGCTCGGCGCGAAGGACATCACCCTCTGCGATCTCGCGCTGCGCGAGGGGCTCATTCTCGACTACATCGGCAAGAACCGGAAACGGATCGCGAGCATCGACCGGTACCCCGACATCCGCCGCCGCAGCGTGATCGAGCTCGGCGAGCGCTGCCGCTGGTATCCCGAACATGCCGAGCAGGTGGCACGCCTCGCGCTGTCGCTCTTCGACCAGACCCGCGGCATCCACCAACTGAACGATCGTGCGCGACAATGGCTCGACTTCGCCGCGCTTCTGCACGACATCGGCGGGCACATCGCCTACCTTGGCCACCATAAGCACTCCTACTATCTGATTCGAAACGGTGGGCTGCGCGGGTTCGAGCCGGACGAGATCGAAGCCATTGCGCTGATGGCGCGTTATCATCGTCGAGGCCGGCCACGGAAGTCGCAGAGCGCGCTGGCGTCACTGGCGCCGCCCGCGCGACGGGCCGTGCGGGTCGGCGCCGCGCTGCTGCGCATGGCCGAGTGCCTGGACCGGAGCCACGGCCAGGTAATCGACCAGGTCGAGCTGCAGCCGGCCGGCGAGCGATACCGGCTCGTGTTGCGCGCCCACGGCCCCATCGAACTGGAACGATGGGCGGCCCTTCGACAGGTCGCCCCGCTGGAACGACTGCTTGGAAAGCCTCTCTTGATCGAGTCGACCTCCGATGCTGAACATACTGACGACCCCGCACCAGTACCCGGGACGGCTGATCGTCGTCGAAGGAATCGACGGCTCGGGTAA
- a CDS encoding CHAD domain-containing protein produces MRSPAVHRALARRLLVLDRDLPAALQFDAEALHRTRVASRRLREVLPALPSDGRNSGNGYERDRRQVRARVRRLTRALGGVRELDVALALLEEYAGREPALACLRGTARLAIEQERDRRRGDMVRRLEAIDAGKLLDQLSRLARQATDESRAERTDRLRRRVRRRARRLLAAVDEAGALYAFDRLHLVRIAAKKLRYALELVQEVGGVRTLRFVKRLKQVQDLLGRLHDLEVLAGQIRRLATGAAADGESGADHLLELITRETRELHGAYLSDVGRIVGVAEASIHDLDRRLHAAPPRPLAG; encoded by the coding sequence ATGCGCTCCCCGGCGGTGCACCGCGCCCTTGCGCGGCGGCTGCTCGTTCTCGATCGCGACCTGCCCGCGGCGCTCCAGTTCGACGCGGAAGCGCTCCACCGGACCCGTGTCGCGTCTCGTCGCCTCCGCGAGGTGCTGCCGGCGTTGCCGTCGGATGGACGCAACTCAGGGAACGGGTACGAGCGGGACCGGCGGCAGGTCCGCGCCCGCGTCCGGCGTTTGACGCGCGCGCTTGGCGGCGTTCGCGAGCTGGATGTGGCGCTCGCCCTGCTCGAGGAGTACGCGGGGCGCGAACCCGCGCTCGCCTGCCTGCGGGGCACCGCGCGCCTGGCCATCGAGCAGGAGCGTGACCGGCGTCGCGGTGACATGGTGCGGCGACTCGAGGCAATCGACGCAGGGAAGCTGTTGGACCAGCTATCCAGGCTCGCACGCCAGGCAACCGACGAGAGTCGGGCCGAGCGGACCGACAGGCTTCGCCGCCGGGTGCGGCGACGCGCGCGACGTCTGCTGGCCGCGGTGGACGAAGCGGGGGCGCTCTATGCGTTCGACCGGCTTCACCTCGTGCGAATTGCTGCCAAGAAGCTGCGGTACGCGCTCGAACTGGTGCAGGAGGTCGGCGGTGTGCGCACGCTGCGGTTCGTCAAGCGCCTGAAGCAGGTGCAGGATCTGCTCGGCCGCCTGCACGACCTGGAAGTTCTCGCGGGCCAGATTCGGCGTCTGGCCACCGGGGCAGCGGCAGATGGGGAGTCGGGGGCGGATCATCTCCTGGAACTGATCACGCGCGAGACCCGCGAACTGCACGGGGCGTATCTCTCGGATGTCGGTCGAATTGTCGGTGTCGCCGAGGCCTCCATCCACGATCTCGATCGACGACTCCATGCCGCGCCGCCGCGCCCGCTGGCCGGCTGA
- the sixA gene encoding phosphohistidine phosphatase SixA: MSDRYSLYLVRHAVADERGDDWPDDAKRPLTSRGIERFRRVVRGLAALDVRLDVILTSPLVRARQTADILAQYLPGRPAVIETTALAPVAVFQDLAGELQKQTRHRAIALVGHEPHLGGTAAHLIGYKGILEFKKGSVCRIDVDALPPTSRGQLRWMAPPKLLGSIHG, translated from the coding sequence ATGTCCGACCGCTACAGCCTCTATCTGGTCCGTCACGCGGTGGCCGATGAGCGCGGAGACGATTGGCCCGACGACGCCAAGCGGCCGCTGACGAGCCGCGGAATCGAGAGATTTCGGAGGGTCGTGCGCGGCCTCGCAGCGCTGGACGTCCGGCTGGACGTGATTCTCACCAGCCCGCTCGTCCGGGCCCGGCAGACCGCCGACATCCTGGCTCAGTACCTTCCGGGCCGTCCCGCCGTCATCGAAACCACCGCGCTCGCTCCCGTGGCGGTGTTCCAGGATCTGGCGGGCGAACTGCAGAAGCAGACGCGGCATCGTGCCATCGCGTTGGTCGGCCACGAGCCCCATCTGGGCGGGACCGCCGCGCACCTGATCGGCTACAAGGGCATCCTCGAGTTCAAGAAGGGCAGCGTCTGCCGCATCGACGTGGACGCGCTGCCGCCTACTTCCCGGGGCCAACTTCGCTGGATGGCGCCGCCGAAGCTGCTCGGCAGCATCCACGGCTGA
- a CDS encoding PhoH family protein — protein MDNGSGSRPRVYLPDTNVLINDPDSLSKLSRGNTVVVPYPVVRELDQLKESLNGVGVAARRVARLLDGYQEGSAIGLLSQGIPMPEGGCLVFDDNAAPHADSWDGFDGHNNDDRIILIARKWTRQRPDARVSLVTRDVAMRVKARPLGVLAEDYRDDKKISSVDELYPGAATITIPDGYHGLLTDLHREARLEAGRVLDRALDAQPMPLLANACCTIVTESSGKVVHAIYKAGPPAYFRLVRKPDSDRGVTPMNAEQQFALALLTDPEVPLVTLVGQAGSGKTLMALLAGYLQLREGYGRLLIYRPNIEIGQSLGFLPGSLEEKFAPWTRPVFDNLELVLRGQSRTGMAAGFDERTKGKGGEVKERREEGGRHHLDLQDLLAREVVQIAPISYLRGRSIHDAFIIADEAQNMNHHEVKTLLTRSGQGTKIVFTGDPDQVDLPDSSSITNGLIHLVERFKGQDEFGHLTMTTTVRSRLAALAANLL, from the coding sequence ATGGACAATGGCAGTGGCTCGCGGCCCCGCGTGTACCTTCCCGACACCAACGTTCTCATCAACGACCCGGACTCACTGAGCAAGCTCTCGCGCGGTAACACGGTGGTGGTGCCCTACCCGGTCGTGCGCGAACTCGACCAACTGAAGGAGAGTCTGAACGGCGTTGGAGTGGCGGCGCGTCGCGTCGCGCGCCTGTTGGATGGGTACCAGGAAGGGAGCGCCATCGGGCTCCTGTCACAAGGTATTCCGATGCCCGAGGGGGGGTGCCTCGTCTTCGACGACAACGCGGCGCCGCACGCGGATTCGTGGGACGGATTCGACGGCCACAACAACGACGACCGGATCATCCTGATCGCCCGCAAATGGACGCGGCAGCGTCCCGATGCGCGGGTGAGCCTGGTGACCCGGGACGTGGCCATGCGCGTGAAGGCCCGCCCGCTCGGCGTGCTCGCCGAGGACTATCGCGACGACAAGAAGATTTCGTCGGTGGACGAACTGTATCCCGGCGCGGCGACGATTACGATCCCGGACGGGTATCACGGCCTGCTCACCGACCTGCACCGCGAAGCACGCCTCGAGGCGGGTCGCGTGCTCGACCGCGCGCTCGACGCCCAGCCGATGCCGCTGCTGGCGAACGCGTGCTGCACGATTGTGACCGAGTCGAGCGGGAAGGTCGTCCACGCGATCTACAAGGCCGGGCCGCCGGCGTATTTTCGGTTGGTGCGAAAGCCGGACTCGGACCGGGGCGTGACGCCAATGAACGCCGAGCAACAGTTTGCGCTGGCGCTCCTGACCGATCCCGAGGTGCCGCTGGTCACGCTGGTGGGCCAGGCAGGGTCTGGCAAGACGCTGATGGCGCTGCTCGCCGGCTACCTGCAACTGCGTGAGGGGTACGGCCGGCTGTTGATCTACCGACCGAACATCGAAATCGGCCAGTCACTCGGGTTCTTGCCGGGGTCGCTCGAGGAGAAATTCGCCCCCTGGACGCGTCCCGTGTTCGACAATCTCGAGCTGGTGCTGCGAGGACAGTCGCGGACGGGCATGGCGGCCGGTTTCGATGAGCGGACGAAAGGGAAGGGTGGCGAGGTCAAGGAGAGGAGAGAGGAAGGCGGACGGCACCATCTCGACCTCCAGGACCTGCTCGCCCGCGAGGTCGTGCAGATTGCGCCGATCTCGTACCTGCGCGGACGCAGCATCCACGATGCCTTCATCATCGCGGACGAGGCGCAGAACATGAACCATCATGAGGTGAAGACGCTGCTGACGCGGTCGGGTCAGGGCACGAAGATCGTCTTCACCGGTGACCCGGACCAGGTAGACCTGCCCGATTCCAGCTCGATCACCAACGGCCTGATCCACCTGGTCGAGCGCTTCAAGGGGCAGGACGAATTCGGCCACCTGACGATGACGACGACCGTGCGTTCGCGCCTGGCGGCGCTCGCCGCCAACCTGCTGTAG
- the amrB gene encoding AmmeMemoRadiSam system protein B, whose protein sequence is MMRRSLFCGILLVALGLGCGGWLRADGSGPQGVRAPAVAGQFYPGDGKTLTAALDGFLRDAIAPSGERPIALIAPHAGYAFSGQIAADAWRQTSGHSYDIIVLLGTNHTTAGSRSIGVFTGSGLRTPLGVVAVDQPLSARLIEEDADCVADAGVHAREHSIEVHLPFVQRLFPDARVVAAIVSSEDAAVLTRFGRALAKVLSGRQALIVASSDLSHYPSAKDAVVADARTLGAFASLDVERVRAAMAFATPGAGSLSTCACGDAPVMAAMIAAKALGAVRGRVVSYANSGDVAVGESDRVVGYGAVVFSAGRPGADTTAVAARGAVPPDAPLPESDKKQLLSLARETIRRYLESGMLPLARGLSAAADRQQGAFVTLRKKGELRGCIGQMQPDAPLRRLVGTMALAAAFEDRRFDKVRAAELKDIEVEISVLTPFKPVPGPESVVVGRDGVLLRKDGSSAVFLPQVATEEHWTRDVMLDNLCTKGGLQQGCWRTGAKLFTFQADVFGEREFK, encoded by the coding sequence ATGATGCGGCGATCGCTCTTCTGCGGAATCCTACTGGTTGCGCTCGGCCTGGGATGCGGGGGCTGGCTGCGCGCCGACGGATCCGGACCGCAAGGCGTCCGTGCGCCCGCTGTGGCCGGACAGTTCTATCCGGGCGACGGGAAGACGCTGACGGCCGCGCTCGACGGCTTCCTGCGGGATGCCATCGCACCGTCCGGCGAACGGCCGATCGCACTCATCGCACCACACGCCGGCTACGCGTTCTCCGGACAAATCGCCGCCGACGCCTGGCGGCAGACGAGCGGACACTCGTACGACATCATCGTCCTGCTCGGCACGAACCACACCACGGCCGGCTCCCGGAGCATCGGCGTCTTCACCGGCAGCGGCCTGAGAACGCCCCTGGGTGTCGTGGCGGTCGACCAGCCGCTCTCGGCGAGGTTGATCGAGGAGGACGCGGACTGTGTGGCCGATGCCGGTGTGCACGCGCGCGAGCACTCCATCGAGGTGCACCTGCCATTCGTGCAGCGCCTCTTCCCGGACGCGCGGGTGGTCGCGGCCATCGTGTCCTCCGAGGACGCAGCCGTGCTGACTCGGTTCGGCCGCGCGCTGGCCAAGGTGCTCTCGGGTCGCCAGGCCTTGATCGTCGCCAGTTCAGACCTGTCGCACTACCCGAGCGCGAAGGACGCCGTCGTCGCCGACGCGCGGACGCTCGGAGCCTTCGCCAGCCTCGACGTCGAACGGGTGCGGGCGGCGATGGCCTTCGCCACGCCTGGAGCCGGCAGCCTCTCCACCTGCGCCTGCGGCGACGCGCCCGTCATGGCCGCGATGATCGCCGCGAAGGCGCTCGGTGCCGTTCGAGGCCGCGTCGTCAGCTATGCAAACTCGGGCGACGTCGCGGTTGGCGAGAGCGACCGCGTGGTCGGGTACGGGGCGGTCGTCTTCTCCGCGGGTCGGCCGGGTGCGGACACGACCGCGGTGGCAGCCCGCGGCGCCGTCCCGCCCGACGCACCGCTGCCAGAATCGGACAAGAAGCAACTCCTCTCGCTCGCCCGCGAGACGATTCGCCGTTACCTCGAGAGCGGGATGCTGCCTCTCGCGCGGGGCCTGTCGGCGGCAGCCGACCGTCAGCAGGGTGCCTTCGTCACGCTCCGGAAGAAGGGCGAACTGCGGGGCTGCATCGGTCAGATGCAGCCGGACGCGCCCCTCCGCCGACTGGTCGGCACGATGGCTCTGGCGGCAGCCTTCGAAGACCGACGCTTCGACAAGGTCCGGGCGGCGGAACTGAAGGATATCGAGGTGGAAATCTCGGTACTGACCCCGTTCAAGCCCGTTCCCGGACCGGAATCGGTCGTCGTCGGCCGTGACGGCGTGCTGCTCAGGAAGGACGGGAGTTCTGCCGTCTTCCTCCCCCAGGTCGCTACTGAGGAACACTGGACCCGCGACGTGATGCTCGACAACTTGTGCACGAAGGGCGGCCTCCAACAGGGCTGCTGGCGGACCGGTGCGAAGTTGTTCACGTTCCAGGCGGATGTGTTCGGCGAGCGCGAATTCAAGTGA